One window from the genome of Dermacentor silvarum isolate Dsil-2018 chromosome 5, BIME_Dsil_1.4, whole genome shotgun sequence encodes:
- the LOC119453182 gene encoding retinoic acid-induced protein 1 isoform X2, which translates to MYGRAERGGVDGVGAQYASSPQVPWRGMADPAAYPGCVGQSMNFAEHPYEGRGPGHCQSSGGGYPYPAQYRPHPSSPPASYGPPPGQHCGGSYGNGPMPSSPGPYPRQPYPGAVPEMRYGPRHSAPPAYPGSPAPLSKPPGAWDHSMGGGNYGTRPVMMQSPPPIRSPVSSAQTLHSMGNYRTVVPPGPAGPPMGVAPPPPHGNVPVSQSQSPSWSQSPRTTPSPLACHARSPAPPQQPPFSPPTPAPTPQLQKPPSPISGSHDPLQSLEKMVLLDPHNSGGGNANYGGMQESSGYGSTPGGGAESGPSSPYPTYYNLDQNRMCTPPDPGPPYGIANFAATGAYRTVLPNMDNQALRSERTSSGGIPAPAPPPGVYPQPVVNGVSDGDFGTSSSPMAGPPPRVSEFDRPYGGAGPQGGSPPCDDLTKRRRSSDSALCNRPSSVGVPGPSGATSASGAVDSGCKLRRRSVAGVPDAMSASPGPLTVMPGEPAQRVKTEPEVSMSEPEHVPVSDVVCFSGTSAATTTSAATTTTSATAASSVATTPATQQPSPTKRKRGRPFGAKNKAKDAATVGKRRQRKAVATAHPVPAAAPTTAAAAATTTKIRTPTTGPYIRVFGTRERPLSSHIINVAPRTVPEDESKRKKVSAPTRVGPHHATGRRLAGSAAHTSTLSPHYDAVTRDPTWLCAFCLKGSHHQGLGDLYGPYPGTVVRPAEPEPASCQEEVLRRGRATKRKKSDSTSGTEDGSTPRRCSRQRRPSEAEKEAEVSKELWVHETCATWSQGVYLGGNRVHGLQEAVAEAAHLVCCKCKVVGASLGCITRGCSEKYHYLCAVEKGCHLDTENFSILCSKHKKPSAHPS; encoded by the exons CCTGGTCACTGTCAAAGCAGTGGTGGGGGCTACCCGTACCCGGCACAGTATCGTCCCCACCCGAGCTCTCCGCCGGCATCCTACGGTCCACCACCGGGCCAGCACTGTGGCGGCAGTTACGGCAACGGCCCCATGCCGAGCAGCCCGGGGCCCTACCCGCGGCAGCCGTATCCTGGCGCTGTGCCTGAGATGCGCTACGGTCCTCGTCACTCGGCCCCACCTGCATATCCGGGCTCCCCGGCACCACTCTCAAAGCCACCAGGCGCGTGGGATCACAGCATGGGCGGCGGAAACTATGGTACAAGGCCGGTCATGATGCAGAGTCCACCACCGATCCGCTCGCCTGTCAGCAGCGCGCAGACGCTGCACTCGATGGGAAACTACCGGACAGTAGTACCACCGGGGCCTGCTGGCCCTCCCATGGGCGTGGCCCCACCCCCTCCACATGGCAATGTGCCGGTCTCGCAGAGTCAGTCACCGTCATGGTCCCAGTCACCCAGGACAACCCCTTCCCCACTGGCCTGCCATGCGCGGTCCCCAGCCCCCCCGCAGCAGCCGCCCTTCTCTCCACCGACGCCTGCGCCCACCCCGCAGCTCCAAAAGCCACCCTCGCCGATATCCGGCTCCCACGATCCGCTCCAGTCGCTGGAGAAAATGGTTCTTTTGGACCCGCACAATAGCGGCGGTGGAAACGCAAACTATGGCGGCATGCAGGAGTCCTCTGGCTACGGATCTACTCCGGGTGGTGGCGCTGAGAGTGGACCCAGCTCGCCTTATCCGACTTACTACAACCTCGACCAGAACCGGATGTGCACCCCGCCGGATCCGGGGCCGCCGTACGGCATCGCGAACTTCGCTGCCACGGGCGCCTACCGTACGGTGCTTCCCAACATGGACAACCAGGCTCTGCGGAGTGAAAGGACCAGTAGTGGCGGCATTcccgcacctgctccgcctcctgGTGTGTACCCTCAGCCTGTTGTGAACGGTGTGAGTGATGGTGATTTCGGGACGAGTAGTAGTCCAATGGCGGGTCCTCCGCCCAGGGTCAGTGAATTTGACCGACCGTACGGTGGTGCAGGACCACAGGGCGGATCACCGCCCTGCGACGACCTGACAAAGCGGCGGCGGAGTTCGGACAGTGCGCTGTGCAATCGGCCTTCCAGTGTTGGAGTCCCCGGACCATCGGGGGCGACGTCGGCTTCGGGTGCAGTGGACAGTGGGTGCAAGCTCAGGCGGCGCAGTGTTGCGGGTGTTCCTGATGCAATGAGTGCGTCACCGGGGCCCCTGACAGTTATGCCAGGCGAACCAGCACAGAGGGTGAAAACAGAACCAGAAGTGAGCATGTCAGAACCAGAGCATGTGCCAGTGAGTGATGTGGTGTGTTTTAGTGGTAcatctgctgctactactactagtGCTGCCACAACTACTACAAGTGCCACCGCCGCTTCTTCTGTTGCCACTACGCCAGCTACGCAACAGCCATCGCCAACAAAGCGCAAGAGGGGTCGACCCTTTGGCGCAAAAAACAAGGCCAAGGACGCGGCCACCGTGGGCAAGCGGAGACAGCGCAAGGCGGTGGCGACGGCGCACCCGGTGCCTGCTGCGGCGCCCACCACAGCGGCTGCAGCGGCAACGACAACGAAAATTCGCACGCCCACGACGGGACCCTACATTCGTGTGTTCGGGACGCGCGAGCGCCCGCTGTCATCGCACATCATAAACGTGGCCCCACGCACTGTGCCAGAGGACGAGAGCAAGCGGAAAAAGGTCAGTGCCCCCACCCGTGTAGGACCACACCACGCGACGGGTCGTCGGCTTGCCGGATCGGCGGCGCAcacaagcacgttgtcacccCACTACGACGCTGTGACGCGGGACCCTACGTGGTTGTGCGCGTTTTGCCTGAAGGGCAGCCATCACCAAG GGCTGGGTGACCTGTACGGGCCATACCCGGGCACCGTGGTGCGGCCGGCCGAGCCGGAACCGGCGAGCTGCCAGGAAGAGGTGCTACGCAGGGGCAGGGCCACCAAACGGAAAAAGAGCGACTCGACCTCGGGCACCGAGGATGGCTCCACACCGCGGCGATGCAGCCGGCAG CGGAGGCCCAGTGAAGCAGAAAAGGAAGCAGAGGTGTCCAAGGAACTCTGGGTGCACGAGACGTGTGCCACCTGGTCCCAGGGGGTGTACCTCGGCGGGAACCGGGTGCATGGACTGCAAGAAGCCGTAGCCGAAGCCGCTCACCTG GTATGCTGTAAGTGCAAGGTCGTCGGTGCTTCTCTCGGCTGCATCACCCGGGGCTGCAGCGAAAAATACCACTACCTCTGTGCTGTAGAAAAAG
- the LOC119453182 gene encoding retinoic acid-induced protein 1 isoform X1, which yields MLAWCGRAERGGVDGVGAQYASSPQVPWRGMADPAAYPGCVGQSMNFAEHPYEGRGPGHCQSSGGGYPYPAQYRPHPSSPPASYGPPPGQHCGGSYGNGPMPSSPGPYPRQPYPGAVPEMRYGPRHSAPPAYPGSPAPLSKPPGAWDHSMGGGNYGTRPVMMQSPPPIRSPVSSAQTLHSMGNYRTVVPPGPAGPPMGVAPPPPHGNVPVSQSQSPSWSQSPRTTPSPLACHARSPAPPQQPPFSPPTPAPTPQLQKPPSPISGSHDPLQSLEKMVLLDPHNSGGGNANYGGMQESSGYGSTPGGGAESGPSSPYPTYYNLDQNRMCTPPDPGPPYGIANFAATGAYRTVLPNMDNQALRSERTSSGGIPAPAPPPGVYPQPVVNGVSDGDFGTSSSPMAGPPPRVSEFDRPYGGAGPQGGSPPCDDLTKRRRSSDSALCNRPSSVGVPGPSGATSASGAVDSGCKLRRRSVAGVPDAMSASPGPLTVMPGEPAQRVKTEPEVSMSEPEHVPVSDVVCFSGTSAATTTSAATTTTSATAASSVATTPATQQPSPTKRKRGRPFGAKNKAKDAATVGKRRQRKAVATAHPVPAAAPTTAAAAATTTKIRTPTTGPYIRVFGTRERPLSSHIINVAPRTVPEDESKRKKVSAPTRVGPHHATGRRLAGSAAHTSTLSPHYDAVTRDPTWLCAFCLKGSHHQGLGDLYGPYPGTVVRPAEPEPASCQEEVLRRGRATKRKKSDSTSGTEDGSTPRRCSRQRRPSEAEKEAEVSKELWVHETCATWSQGVYLGGNRVHGLQEAVAEAAHLVCCKCKVVGASLGCITRGCSEKYHYLCAVEKGCHLDTENFSILCSKHKKPSAHPS from the exons CCTGGTCACTGTCAAAGCAGTGGTGGGGGCTACCCGTACCCGGCACAGTATCGTCCCCACCCGAGCTCTCCGCCGGCATCCTACGGTCCACCACCGGGCCAGCACTGTGGCGGCAGTTACGGCAACGGCCCCATGCCGAGCAGCCCGGGGCCCTACCCGCGGCAGCCGTATCCTGGCGCTGTGCCTGAGATGCGCTACGGTCCTCGTCACTCGGCCCCACCTGCATATCCGGGCTCCCCGGCACCACTCTCAAAGCCACCAGGCGCGTGGGATCACAGCATGGGCGGCGGAAACTATGGTACAAGGCCGGTCATGATGCAGAGTCCACCACCGATCCGCTCGCCTGTCAGCAGCGCGCAGACGCTGCACTCGATGGGAAACTACCGGACAGTAGTACCACCGGGGCCTGCTGGCCCTCCCATGGGCGTGGCCCCACCCCCTCCACATGGCAATGTGCCGGTCTCGCAGAGTCAGTCACCGTCATGGTCCCAGTCACCCAGGACAACCCCTTCCCCACTGGCCTGCCATGCGCGGTCCCCAGCCCCCCCGCAGCAGCCGCCCTTCTCTCCACCGACGCCTGCGCCCACCCCGCAGCTCCAAAAGCCACCCTCGCCGATATCCGGCTCCCACGATCCGCTCCAGTCGCTGGAGAAAATGGTTCTTTTGGACCCGCACAATAGCGGCGGTGGAAACGCAAACTATGGCGGCATGCAGGAGTCCTCTGGCTACGGATCTACTCCGGGTGGTGGCGCTGAGAGTGGACCCAGCTCGCCTTATCCGACTTACTACAACCTCGACCAGAACCGGATGTGCACCCCGCCGGATCCGGGGCCGCCGTACGGCATCGCGAACTTCGCTGCCACGGGCGCCTACCGTACGGTGCTTCCCAACATGGACAACCAGGCTCTGCGGAGTGAAAGGACCAGTAGTGGCGGCATTcccgcacctgctccgcctcctgGTGTGTACCCTCAGCCTGTTGTGAACGGTGTGAGTGATGGTGATTTCGGGACGAGTAGTAGTCCAATGGCGGGTCCTCCGCCCAGGGTCAGTGAATTTGACCGACCGTACGGTGGTGCAGGACCACAGGGCGGATCACCGCCCTGCGACGACCTGACAAAGCGGCGGCGGAGTTCGGACAGTGCGCTGTGCAATCGGCCTTCCAGTGTTGGAGTCCCCGGACCATCGGGGGCGACGTCGGCTTCGGGTGCAGTGGACAGTGGGTGCAAGCTCAGGCGGCGCAGTGTTGCGGGTGTTCCTGATGCAATGAGTGCGTCACCGGGGCCCCTGACAGTTATGCCAGGCGAACCAGCACAGAGGGTGAAAACAGAACCAGAAGTGAGCATGTCAGAACCAGAGCATGTGCCAGTGAGTGATGTGGTGTGTTTTAGTGGTAcatctgctgctactactactagtGCTGCCACAACTACTACAAGTGCCACCGCCGCTTCTTCTGTTGCCACTACGCCAGCTACGCAACAGCCATCGCCAACAAAGCGCAAGAGGGGTCGACCCTTTGGCGCAAAAAACAAGGCCAAGGACGCGGCCACCGTGGGCAAGCGGAGACAGCGCAAGGCGGTGGCGACGGCGCACCCGGTGCCTGCTGCGGCGCCCACCACAGCGGCTGCAGCGGCAACGACAACGAAAATTCGCACGCCCACGACGGGACCCTACATTCGTGTGTTCGGGACGCGCGAGCGCCCGCTGTCATCGCACATCATAAACGTGGCCCCACGCACTGTGCCAGAGGACGAGAGCAAGCGGAAAAAGGTCAGTGCCCCCACCCGTGTAGGACCACACCACGCGACGGGTCGTCGGCTTGCCGGATCGGCGGCGCAcacaagcacgttgtcacccCACTACGACGCTGTGACGCGGGACCCTACGTGGTTGTGCGCGTTTTGCCTGAAGGGCAGCCATCACCAAG GGCTGGGTGACCTGTACGGGCCATACCCGGGCACCGTGGTGCGGCCGGCCGAGCCGGAACCGGCGAGCTGCCAGGAAGAGGTGCTACGCAGGGGCAGGGCCACCAAACGGAAAAAGAGCGACTCGACCTCGGGCACCGAGGATGGCTCCACACCGCGGCGATGCAGCCGGCAG CGGAGGCCCAGTGAAGCAGAAAAGGAAGCAGAGGTGTCCAAGGAACTCTGGGTGCACGAGACGTGTGCCACCTGGTCCCAGGGGGTGTACCTCGGCGGGAACCGGGTGCATGGACTGCAAGAAGCCGTAGCCGAAGCCGCTCACCTG GTATGCTGTAAGTGCAAGGTCGTCGGTGCTTCTCTCGGCTGCATCACCCGGGGCTGCAGCGAAAAATACCACTACCTCTGTGCTGTAGAAAAAG
- the LOC119453182 gene encoding retinoic acid-induced protein 1 isoform X3 — MADPAAYPGCVGQSMNFAEHPYEGRGPGHCQSSGGGYPYPAQYRPHPSSPPASYGPPPGQHCGGSYGNGPMPSSPGPYPRQPYPGAVPEMRYGPRHSAPPAYPGSPAPLSKPPGAWDHSMGGGNYGTRPVMMQSPPPIRSPVSSAQTLHSMGNYRTVVPPGPAGPPMGVAPPPPHGNVPVSQSQSPSWSQSPRTTPSPLACHARSPAPPQQPPFSPPTPAPTPQLQKPPSPISGSHDPLQSLEKMVLLDPHNSGGGNANYGGMQESSGYGSTPGGGAESGPSSPYPTYYNLDQNRMCTPPDPGPPYGIANFAATGAYRTVLPNMDNQALRSERTSSGGIPAPAPPPGVYPQPVVNGVSDGDFGTSSSPMAGPPPRVSEFDRPYGGAGPQGGSPPCDDLTKRRRSSDSALCNRPSSVGVPGPSGATSASGAVDSGCKLRRRSVAGVPDAMSASPGPLTVMPGEPAQRVKTEPEVSMSEPEHVPVSDVVCFSGTSAATTTSAATTTTSATAASSVATTPATQQPSPTKRKRGRPFGAKNKAKDAATVGKRRQRKAVATAHPVPAAAPTTAAAAATTTKIRTPTTGPYIRVFGTRERPLSSHIINVAPRTVPEDESKRKKVSAPTRVGPHHATGRRLAGSAAHTSTLSPHYDAVTRDPTWLCAFCLKGSHHQGLGDLYGPYPGTVVRPAEPEPASCQEEVLRRGRATKRKKSDSTSGTEDGSTPRRCSRQRRPSEAEKEAEVSKELWVHETCATWSQGVYLGGNRVHGLQEAVAEAAHLVCCKCKVVGASLGCITRGCSEKYHYLCAVEKGCHLDTENFSILCSKHKKPSAHPS, encoded by the exons CCTGGTCACTGTCAAAGCAGTGGTGGGGGCTACCCGTACCCGGCACAGTATCGTCCCCACCCGAGCTCTCCGCCGGCATCCTACGGTCCACCACCGGGCCAGCACTGTGGCGGCAGTTACGGCAACGGCCCCATGCCGAGCAGCCCGGGGCCCTACCCGCGGCAGCCGTATCCTGGCGCTGTGCCTGAGATGCGCTACGGTCCTCGTCACTCGGCCCCACCTGCATATCCGGGCTCCCCGGCACCACTCTCAAAGCCACCAGGCGCGTGGGATCACAGCATGGGCGGCGGAAACTATGGTACAAGGCCGGTCATGATGCAGAGTCCACCACCGATCCGCTCGCCTGTCAGCAGCGCGCAGACGCTGCACTCGATGGGAAACTACCGGACAGTAGTACCACCGGGGCCTGCTGGCCCTCCCATGGGCGTGGCCCCACCCCCTCCACATGGCAATGTGCCGGTCTCGCAGAGTCAGTCACCGTCATGGTCCCAGTCACCCAGGACAACCCCTTCCCCACTGGCCTGCCATGCGCGGTCCCCAGCCCCCCCGCAGCAGCCGCCCTTCTCTCCACCGACGCCTGCGCCCACCCCGCAGCTCCAAAAGCCACCCTCGCCGATATCCGGCTCCCACGATCCGCTCCAGTCGCTGGAGAAAATGGTTCTTTTGGACCCGCACAATAGCGGCGGTGGAAACGCAAACTATGGCGGCATGCAGGAGTCCTCTGGCTACGGATCTACTCCGGGTGGTGGCGCTGAGAGTGGACCCAGCTCGCCTTATCCGACTTACTACAACCTCGACCAGAACCGGATGTGCACCCCGCCGGATCCGGGGCCGCCGTACGGCATCGCGAACTTCGCTGCCACGGGCGCCTACCGTACGGTGCTTCCCAACATGGACAACCAGGCTCTGCGGAGTGAAAGGACCAGTAGTGGCGGCATTcccgcacctgctccgcctcctgGTGTGTACCCTCAGCCTGTTGTGAACGGTGTGAGTGATGGTGATTTCGGGACGAGTAGTAGTCCAATGGCGGGTCCTCCGCCCAGGGTCAGTGAATTTGACCGACCGTACGGTGGTGCAGGACCACAGGGCGGATCACCGCCCTGCGACGACCTGACAAAGCGGCGGCGGAGTTCGGACAGTGCGCTGTGCAATCGGCCTTCCAGTGTTGGAGTCCCCGGACCATCGGGGGCGACGTCGGCTTCGGGTGCAGTGGACAGTGGGTGCAAGCTCAGGCGGCGCAGTGTTGCGGGTGTTCCTGATGCAATGAGTGCGTCACCGGGGCCCCTGACAGTTATGCCAGGCGAACCAGCACAGAGGGTGAAAACAGAACCAGAAGTGAGCATGTCAGAACCAGAGCATGTGCCAGTGAGTGATGTGGTGTGTTTTAGTGGTAcatctgctgctactactactagtGCTGCCACAACTACTACAAGTGCCACCGCCGCTTCTTCTGTTGCCACTACGCCAGCTACGCAACAGCCATCGCCAACAAAGCGCAAGAGGGGTCGACCCTTTGGCGCAAAAAACAAGGCCAAGGACGCGGCCACCGTGGGCAAGCGGAGACAGCGCAAGGCGGTGGCGACGGCGCACCCGGTGCCTGCTGCGGCGCCCACCACAGCGGCTGCAGCGGCAACGACAACGAAAATTCGCACGCCCACGACGGGACCCTACATTCGTGTGTTCGGGACGCGCGAGCGCCCGCTGTCATCGCACATCATAAACGTGGCCCCACGCACTGTGCCAGAGGACGAGAGCAAGCGGAAAAAGGTCAGTGCCCCCACCCGTGTAGGACCACACCACGCGACGGGTCGTCGGCTTGCCGGATCGGCGGCGCAcacaagcacgttgtcacccCACTACGACGCTGTGACGCGGGACCCTACGTGGTTGTGCGCGTTTTGCCTGAAGGGCAGCCATCACCAAG GGCTGGGTGACCTGTACGGGCCATACCCGGGCACCGTGGTGCGGCCGGCCGAGCCGGAACCGGCGAGCTGCCAGGAAGAGGTGCTACGCAGGGGCAGGGCCACCAAACGGAAAAAGAGCGACTCGACCTCGGGCACCGAGGATGGCTCCACACCGCGGCGATGCAGCCGGCAG CGGAGGCCCAGTGAAGCAGAAAAGGAAGCAGAGGTGTCCAAGGAACTCTGGGTGCACGAGACGTGTGCCACCTGGTCCCAGGGGGTGTACCTCGGCGGGAACCGGGTGCATGGACTGCAAGAAGCCGTAGCCGAAGCCGCTCACCTG GTATGCTGTAAGTGCAAGGTCGTCGGTGCTTCTCTCGGCTGCATCACCCGGGGCTGCAGCGAAAAATACCACTACCTCTGTGCTGTAGAAAAAG